gcgttggttggcgaccttggacggctaggatttgcatctacgatggaagggtggtcgttgatcgtcgcacgccttcgttttggtagccgcatacgtGGCCCCTGCGTTTTTTTAACCTGGATGGCATTTTAGTGTAGCAGTATAGGCCACGAGGAGTGAAGAAGGCAGTGTTCTCTTGATCTTCCTCGGCGAGGGGGATCTGGTTATAGCCGGAGTATCCTTCCATGAGAGATAGCAATCCGTATCCAGAGGTTGCCTCTACGAGTTGGTCGATGTTAGGGAGTGggaagctgtcctttggacatgccttgttaaGATCGCTAAAGTCGATACAAATTCTTACTCCCCCATTCTTTTTAGGCACTattaccatgttagatatccatgtTGGATAATGTACTTCACGTATTACCCCTGAGGCCTCcatcttctttagctccttttgTATAGCTTCATGGTATTCTGATACCACCTTGCACATCTTTTGTCGCATGGGCTTGTGCTTTGGTTCGATTTTGAGGTGATGACAGCATACTTCTGGATCTATCCCTGGCATGGCTTCCATGCGCCACACAAAGACATCGGAATATTCGTTCAGTACTTGTATTAGATTCTCTTCCTCTTCCTTGTTGAGGAGTGTTCCTATTTTTACCATACCCGGATTTTCGGGTGTTCGGATGTTTACCTCTTTGGTCGGCTCCGAGGCTGAGAAGTTCGATTTGAGTTCTCCGATGTCGGAAAGGTTCTGTATGGGTCCCATGGGTGAGTTTGATGGGGGTTTTCCTCCATTATGGGTTCGTCGATTGAGCGTCTTGCCTTATTGGTGCTAGTTATATAGGCATCAATCTCTGCCTGGTTTTTGGCATTCTTAGATCTCTTCTTTTTCGCTTTGGTAGAGTTTGCTTTGTTCTCACCATTCTGAACCTCCATTTTGTAACAATATTTCGCCTCGCCCGAGTGTCCAATAATTTATGCTGCCACTCCATCAGGCATAGGGAATCTGAGCCTTTAATGGTAAGTCGAGGCTACCTCTTTGATCCCGTGGATCCAGGAACGCCCGACAATGGCTGTGTATGGTGATAGTACATGTACCACACATAAAGTGGTTAGGGTGAGGATTTTTCCCACCCATATTTCTAATTTCACCTCTTCCCTTGGGAGGGTTGATGATCCGTTGAAGCCAAATATGTTATAAGTATAGGGTATGAGACACTCGTCCCTAAGATTTTGGGCATTTCCCATGGTAGCACTTTAGGTTTTCCTTCCTCGCCTTCGTGCCCAGGGAGTGCAATTGCCATCGTGACCACCAATGGATCGTTATGGTTTGCCTCCTAGGCTGAAAAGCTAATGGGTAATTTCATCCATCCCTCAATCGGGGGATCTCTGGCACTGAAAACTTCATCGCCCTGGAAGTTTCGTTTGTTAATTCGTTCTGTGATGTTTCCTTCTTGTATAGGTGTGGTGATCACCGAGTGTGATATAGCATGACACCCTAAGTATTTTGCCTCGCAGGGGATCTCCACACGATGGATGGGGCCCCGACGGTAGGTGGAGTTGTTGGTTGTGCAATGTATTCTTGGAGCTTCCCTTCATTTATCATTTCTTGTAGCATTTTCTTCAAGTCTCTGCAAGAGTCTGTCGTATGGCTGTGGAAATGATGGAACTTGCAGAAGTCAGTTCTATTTTTAGTTCGCTATGGTTGTTGACCTCTATTCCATGGGTAAGTGATTTTATGTTGTCCGTCGATCTTTTTGAGGATCTCGTATATGGGGTGTTTATCTTCGTGTAGACTGGGTCTATGAACTTCCCCTTCTTTTGTTGGGCCTGGTCTCGCCCTTTCCATCCCCTAGTCTGATGCTTGTCGAACTGGGTTGGTCCGTTTTTGGATCACCCGCTCCTTGGGCTGGCACCTGTGGGTTCTATGGCTCTACCACATTCTCTCCTCTACTAGTTACTTTTGCCAACTTGTCATAAGTTCCGTCTTGGATTTCCTCCAAGGCCACGTAATCTTCTTGGATTTCTCTTAGTTTTCCCAAGTTCTTTGGCATAGCTTCATACATGCGGACAAAAAGAGGGCATGTCTTTCTGAGACTATTTTTAAAGCCTAAGATCGCATAGTTCTCAGGGACCTTTCCGATCTCAACACATAACTTCCTCGACCGCGTCACCAGGGAGCGGAGTGACTCGTCTGGCCCTCTGGAAATTTGGAACAGCGCGTCGACCTCTGGTCGGACCCTGCTATTGTAAATGTATGTTTCTAAGAATAGCTCGGATAGGTGCTCGAACGATTTAACTAAGCTGTTGGGAAGGTTGTTGAACCACATTAGGGCTTCATCCCTCAGACTGGCAAGGAAAAATTTACACAATACCACGTCATAATGGTCCCATTGGGTTAGCGTCATACGATAAGTTTTAAGATGCTCAATTGCGTCTCCCGTTCCGGTGAACGGGGACCTGAACATCGGTAGAGAACATTTTTTTGGAAATGGTAATCTTAACAGA
This genomic interval from Papaver somniferum cultivar HN1 unplaced genomic scaffold, ASM357369v1 unplaced-scaffold_107, whole genome shotgun sequence contains the following:
- the LOC113327953 gene encoding uncharacterized protein LOC113327953, coding for MYREATRKQESKKLAVNMPEAGQSPFSENLLRLPFPKKCSLPMFRSPFTGTGDAIEHLKTYRMTLTQWDHYDVVLCKFFLASLRDEALMWFNNLPNSLVKSFEHLSELFLETYIYNSRVRPEVDALFQISRGPDESLRSLVTRSRKLCVEIGKVPENYAILGFKNSLRKTCPLFVRMYEAMPKNLGKLREIQEDYVALEEIQDGTYDKLAKVTSRGENVVEP